A portion of the Scylla paramamosain isolate STU-SP2022 chromosome 32, ASM3559412v1, whole genome shotgun sequence genome contains these proteins:
- the LOC135089205 gene encoding UDP-glycosyltransferase UGT5-like isoform X2 — translation MSTQASYSVRSLLTKHMKVVTLCVLAFALADIAAGDLPSPDRSYKILVLIPVAFKSHRNVFLPLVESLADRGHKIVMLVSLPPVFKHPNVTEINFEVPIPHINFFVEGKFLGSLPAVGEKLPKMARDLYQLPSVKMLYEKRKEFDLIIVDHMFNEVGYPFLHEVPFITIATPGMDYRQSAFLGNVLNPSYAPHLLHSFPLPLSLWQRIKNTFMHIYLAIFWRSWAVVPLIQKEISAQFPDLPPLLDIERNQSLTLMNTHFTITTPVPLLPSQVEVGAMHCRPGEPLPQDLESWLTGAGSTGVIYFSLGSVLRGEIPPEYLQFFLEAFQRLPQRVLWKYEGQLQGASDNVRISSWFPQQDILAHHNVKVFISHGGLLSLQESIFHEKPLLVLPIFGDQPRNGMVVENSNIGRVLVWEELTADRIVDALNDIINNPMYKENVARMSASLRDQPMTPKERAVFWTEYVVRHRGAPQLRCPAAQLSWVEFLMLDVIGLLLLALLLLLLLIRRLLRAVSATLLGSSAKRKKD, via the exons ATGAAGGTGGTGACGCTGTGCGTGCTGGCTTTTGCCCTGGCGGATATCGCCGCTGGGGACCTGCCGTCCCCTGACAGATCCTACAAAATTCTCGTTCTTATTCCTGTGGCGTTTAAGAGTCACAGAAATGTGTTCTTACCCCTGGTTGAGTCCCTCGCTGACCGTGGACACAAG ATAGTGATGCTCGTCTCTTTACCACCAGTCTTCAAACATCCAAATGTGACAGAGATAAACTTTGAGGTACCCATACcacacattaatttttttgtggAAGGCAAATTtcttggaagtttgcctgctGTGGGGGAAAAACTTCCTAAGATGGCGCGGGACTTGTACCAGTTACCATCTGTGAAGATGctttatgaaaaaagaaaagaatttgaTCTCATAATAGTGGATCATATGTTCAATGAG GTCGGTTACCCATTCCTGCACGAGGTCCCTTTCATCACTATCGCCACGCCCGGGATGGATTACCGCCAGAGTGCTTTCTTGGGCAACGTCCTCAACCCCTCCTACGCCCCTCACTTGCTTCACagctttccccttcccttgtcTCTGTGGCAGCGTATCAAGAACACCTTCATGCACATCTATTTGGCAATCTTTTGGAGGAGCTGGGCAGTTGTACCGCTGATTCAGAAAGAG ATCTCAGCTCAGTTCCCTGACCTGCCACCGCTGCTGGACATCGAGAGGAACCAGAGTCTGACACTGATGAACACTCACTTCACCATTACCACACCGGTGCCCCTCCTGCCCTCACAGGTGGAGGTGGGGGCTATGCACTGCCGCCCCGGCGAGCCTCTGCCGCAG GATTTGGAGTCGTGGCTTACAGGGGCAGGCTCTACGGGCGTCATTTACTTCAGTCTGGGATCAGTCTTGCGTGGTGAAATACCCCCGGAATACCTTCAATTCTTCCTGGAGGCTTTCCAAAGACTGCCGCAACGGGTACTGTGGAAGTACGAGGGGCAGCTGCAGGGCGCGTCCGACAACGTCAGGATCAGCAGCTGGTTCCCCCAGCAGGACATCCTCG CTCACCACAACGTGAAAGTCTTCATCTCCCATGGCGGCCTCCTCAGCCTTCAGGAGTCTATCTTTCATGAAAAGCCCCTCCTTGTCTTGCCCATCTTCGGTGACCAGCCTAGGAATGGCATGGTCGTGGAAAACTCGAATATTGGTCGTGTCTTGGTGTGGGAGGAACTTACTGCCGACAGGATCGTTGACGCCCTCAATGACATCATCAACAACCCGAT GTACAAAGAGAACGTGGCCAGGATGTCGGCGTCCTTAAGGGATCAACCGATGACGCCAAAGGAGCGTGCGGTTTTCTGGACAGAGTATGTCGTCCGCCACCGAGGGGCGCCCCAGCTGAGGTGCCCGGCCGCCCAGCTCTCCTGGGTGGAGTTCCTGATGCTGGACGTGATAGGTCTCCTGCTGCtggccctgctgctgctgctacttctcaTCCGTCGACTCCTGAGGGCAGTTTCCGCGACCCTCCTTGGTAGCAGCgccaaaaggaagaaagactaa
- the LOC135089205 gene encoding UDP-glycosyltransferase UGT5-like isoform X4, with amino-acid sequence MCVCVCVCVWSLLRIPSHSRARVTALWTASRVAPRKQMKVVTLCVLAFALADIAAGDLPSPDRSYKILVLIPVAFKSHRNVFLPLVESLADRGHKIVMLVSLPPVFKHPNVTEINFEVPIPHINFFVEGKFLGSLPAVGEKLPKMARDLYQLPSVKMLYEKRKEFDLIIVDHMFNEISAQFPDLPPLLDIERNQSLTLMNTHFTITTPVPLLPSQVEVGAMHCRPGEPLPQDLESWLTGAGSTGVIYFSLGSVLRGEIPPEYLQFFLEAFQRLPQRVLWKYEGQLQGASDNVRISSWFPQQDILAHHNVKVFISHGGLLSLQESIFHEKPLLVLPIFGDQPRNGMVVENSNIGRVLVWEELTADRIVDALNDIINNPMYKENVARMSASLRDQPMTPKERAVFWTEYVVRHRGAPQLRCPAAQLSWVEFLMLDVIGLLLLALLLLLLLIRRLLRAVSATLLGSSAKRKKD; translated from the exons atgtgtgtgtgtgtgtgtgtgtgtgtgtggtcattgCTGAGGATTCCCTCTCACAGCCGTGCCCGAGTGACTGCACTGTGGACAGCATCACGGGTGGCACCACGTAAGCAG ATGAAGGTGGTGACGCTGTGCGTGCTGGCTTTTGCCCTGGCGGATATCGCCGCTGGGGACCTGCCGTCCCCTGACAGATCCTACAAAATTCTCGTTCTTATTCCTGTGGCGTTTAAGAGTCACAGAAATGTGTTCTTACCCCTGGTTGAGTCCCTCGCTGACCGTGGACACAAG ATAGTGATGCTCGTCTCTTTACCACCAGTCTTCAAACATCCAAATGTGACAGAGATAAACTTTGAGGTACCCATACcacacattaatttttttgtggAAGGCAAATTtcttggaagtttgcctgctGTGGGGGAAAAACTTCCTAAGATGGCGCGGGACTTGTACCAGTTACCATCTGTGAAGATGctttatgaaaaaagaaaagaatttgaTCTCATAATAGTGGATCATATGTTCAATGAG ATCTCAGCTCAGTTCCCTGACCTGCCACCGCTGCTGGACATCGAGAGGAACCAGAGTCTGACACTGATGAACACTCACTTCACCATTACCACACCGGTGCCCCTCCTGCCCTCACAGGTGGAGGTGGGGGCTATGCACTGCCGCCCCGGCGAGCCTCTGCCGCAG GATTTGGAGTCGTGGCTTACAGGGGCAGGCTCTACGGGCGTCATTTACTTCAGTCTGGGATCAGTCTTGCGTGGTGAAATACCCCCGGAATACCTTCAATTCTTCCTGGAGGCTTTCCAAAGACTGCCGCAACGGGTACTGTGGAAGTACGAGGGGCAGCTGCAGGGCGCGTCCGACAACGTCAGGATCAGCAGCTGGTTCCCCCAGCAGGACATCCTCG CTCACCACAACGTGAAAGTCTTCATCTCCCATGGCGGCCTCCTCAGCCTTCAGGAGTCTATCTTTCATGAAAAGCCCCTCCTTGTCTTGCCCATCTTCGGTGACCAGCCTAGGAATGGCATGGTCGTGGAAAACTCGAATATTGGTCGTGTCTTGGTGTGGGAGGAACTTACTGCCGACAGGATCGTTGACGCCCTCAATGACATCATCAACAACCCGAT GTACAAAGAGAACGTGGCCAGGATGTCGGCGTCCTTAAGGGATCAACCGATGACGCCAAAGGAGCGTGCGGTTTTCTGGACAGAGTATGTCGTCCGCCACCGAGGGGCGCCCCAGCTGAGGTGCCCGGCCGCCCAGCTCTCCTGGGTGGAGTTCCTGATGCTGGACGTGATAGGTCTCCTGCTGCtggccctgctgctgctgctacttctcaTCCGTCGACTCCTGAGGGCAGTTTCCGCGACCCTCCTTGGTAGCAGCgccaaaaggaagaaagactaa
- the LOC135089205 gene encoding UDP-glycosyltransferase UGT5-like isoform X3, whose translation MKVVTLCVLAFALADIAAGDLPSPDRSYKILVLIPVAFKSHRNVFLPLVESLADRGHKIVMLVSLPPVFKHPNVTEINFEVPIPHINFFVEGKFLGSLPAVGEKLPKMARDLYQLPSVKMLYEKRKEFDLIIVDHMFNEVGYPFLHEVPFITIATPGMDYRQSAFLGNVLNPSYAPHLLHSFPLPLSLWQRIKNTFMHIYLAIFWRSWAVVPLIQKEISAQFPDLPPLLDIERNQSLTLMNTHFTITTPVPLLPSQVEVGAMHCRPGEPLPQDLESWLTGAGSTGVIYFSLGSVLRGEIPPEYLQFFLEAFQRLPQRVLWKYEGQLQGASDNVRISSWFPQQDILAHHNVKVFISHGGLLSLQESIFHEKPLLVLPIFGDQPRNGMVVENSNIGRVLVWEELTADRIVDALNDIINNPMYKENVARMSASLRDQPMTPKERAVFWTEYVVRHRGAPQLRCPAAQLSWVEFLMLDVIGLLLLALLLLLLLIRRLLRAVSATLLGSSAKRKKD comes from the exons ATGAAGGTGGTGACGCTGTGCGTGCTGGCTTTTGCCCTGGCGGATATCGCCGCTGGGGACCTGCCGTCCCCTGACAGATCCTACAAAATTCTCGTTCTTATTCCTGTGGCGTTTAAGAGTCACAGAAATGTGTTCTTACCCCTGGTTGAGTCCCTCGCTGACCGTGGACACAAG ATAGTGATGCTCGTCTCTTTACCACCAGTCTTCAAACATCCAAATGTGACAGAGATAAACTTTGAGGTACCCATACcacacattaatttttttgtggAAGGCAAATTtcttggaagtttgcctgctGTGGGGGAAAAACTTCCTAAGATGGCGCGGGACTTGTACCAGTTACCATCTGTGAAGATGctttatgaaaaaagaaaagaatttgaTCTCATAATAGTGGATCATATGTTCAATGAG GTCGGTTACCCATTCCTGCACGAGGTCCCTTTCATCACTATCGCCACGCCCGGGATGGATTACCGCCAGAGTGCTTTCTTGGGCAACGTCCTCAACCCCTCCTACGCCCCTCACTTGCTTCACagctttccccttcccttgtcTCTGTGGCAGCGTATCAAGAACACCTTCATGCACATCTATTTGGCAATCTTTTGGAGGAGCTGGGCAGTTGTACCGCTGATTCAGAAAGAG ATCTCAGCTCAGTTCCCTGACCTGCCACCGCTGCTGGACATCGAGAGGAACCAGAGTCTGACACTGATGAACACTCACTTCACCATTACCACACCGGTGCCCCTCCTGCCCTCACAGGTGGAGGTGGGGGCTATGCACTGCCGCCCCGGCGAGCCTCTGCCGCAG GATTTGGAGTCGTGGCTTACAGGGGCAGGCTCTACGGGCGTCATTTACTTCAGTCTGGGATCAGTCTTGCGTGGTGAAATACCCCCGGAATACCTTCAATTCTTCCTGGAGGCTTTCCAAAGACTGCCGCAACGGGTACTGTGGAAGTACGAGGGGCAGCTGCAGGGCGCGTCCGACAACGTCAGGATCAGCAGCTGGTTCCCCCAGCAGGACATCCTCG CTCACCACAACGTGAAAGTCTTCATCTCCCATGGCGGCCTCCTCAGCCTTCAGGAGTCTATCTTTCATGAAAAGCCCCTCCTTGTCTTGCCCATCTTCGGTGACCAGCCTAGGAATGGCATGGTCGTGGAAAACTCGAATATTGGTCGTGTCTTGGTGTGGGAGGAACTTACTGCCGACAGGATCGTTGACGCCCTCAATGACATCATCAACAACCCGAT GTACAAAGAGAACGTGGCCAGGATGTCGGCGTCCTTAAGGGATCAACCGATGACGCCAAAGGAGCGTGCGGTTTTCTGGACAGAGTATGTCGTCCGCCACCGAGGGGCGCCCCAGCTGAGGTGCCCGGCCGCCCAGCTCTCCTGGGTGGAGTTCCTGATGCTGGACGTGATAGGTCTCCTGCTGCtggccctgctgctgctgctacttctcaTCCGTCGACTCCTGAGGGCAGTTTCCGCGACCCTCCTTGGTAGCAGCgccaaaaggaagaaagactaa
- the LOC135089205 gene encoding UDP-glycosyltransferase UGT5-like isoform X1 produces the protein MCVCVCVCVWSLLRIPSHSRARVTALWTASRVAPRKQMKVVTLCVLAFALADIAAGDLPSPDRSYKILVLIPVAFKSHRNVFLPLVESLADRGHKIVMLVSLPPVFKHPNVTEINFEVPIPHINFFVEGKFLGSLPAVGEKLPKMARDLYQLPSVKMLYEKRKEFDLIIVDHMFNEVGYPFLHEVPFITIATPGMDYRQSAFLGNVLNPSYAPHLLHSFPLPLSLWQRIKNTFMHIYLAIFWRSWAVVPLIQKEISAQFPDLPPLLDIERNQSLTLMNTHFTITTPVPLLPSQVEVGAMHCRPGEPLPQDLESWLTGAGSTGVIYFSLGSVLRGEIPPEYLQFFLEAFQRLPQRVLWKYEGQLQGASDNVRISSWFPQQDILAHHNVKVFISHGGLLSLQESIFHEKPLLVLPIFGDQPRNGMVVENSNIGRVLVWEELTADRIVDALNDIINNPMYKENVARMSASLRDQPMTPKERAVFWTEYVVRHRGAPQLRCPAAQLSWVEFLMLDVIGLLLLALLLLLLLIRRLLRAVSATLLGSSAKRKKD, from the exons atgtgtgtgtgtgtgtgtgtgtgtgtgtggtcattgCTGAGGATTCCCTCTCACAGCCGTGCCCGAGTGACTGCACTGTGGACAGCATCACGGGTGGCACCACGTAAGCAG ATGAAGGTGGTGACGCTGTGCGTGCTGGCTTTTGCCCTGGCGGATATCGCCGCTGGGGACCTGCCGTCCCCTGACAGATCCTACAAAATTCTCGTTCTTATTCCTGTGGCGTTTAAGAGTCACAGAAATGTGTTCTTACCCCTGGTTGAGTCCCTCGCTGACCGTGGACACAAG ATAGTGATGCTCGTCTCTTTACCACCAGTCTTCAAACATCCAAATGTGACAGAGATAAACTTTGAGGTACCCATACcacacattaatttttttgtggAAGGCAAATTtcttggaagtttgcctgctGTGGGGGAAAAACTTCCTAAGATGGCGCGGGACTTGTACCAGTTACCATCTGTGAAGATGctttatgaaaaaagaaaagaatttgaTCTCATAATAGTGGATCATATGTTCAATGAG GTCGGTTACCCATTCCTGCACGAGGTCCCTTTCATCACTATCGCCACGCCCGGGATGGATTACCGCCAGAGTGCTTTCTTGGGCAACGTCCTCAACCCCTCCTACGCCCCTCACTTGCTTCACagctttccccttcccttgtcTCTGTGGCAGCGTATCAAGAACACCTTCATGCACATCTATTTGGCAATCTTTTGGAGGAGCTGGGCAGTTGTACCGCTGATTCAGAAAGAG ATCTCAGCTCAGTTCCCTGACCTGCCACCGCTGCTGGACATCGAGAGGAACCAGAGTCTGACACTGATGAACACTCACTTCACCATTACCACACCGGTGCCCCTCCTGCCCTCACAGGTGGAGGTGGGGGCTATGCACTGCCGCCCCGGCGAGCCTCTGCCGCAG GATTTGGAGTCGTGGCTTACAGGGGCAGGCTCTACGGGCGTCATTTACTTCAGTCTGGGATCAGTCTTGCGTGGTGAAATACCCCCGGAATACCTTCAATTCTTCCTGGAGGCTTTCCAAAGACTGCCGCAACGGGTACTGTGGAAGTACGAGGGGCAGCTGCAGGGCGCGTCCGACAACGTCAGGATCAGCAGCTGGTTCCCCCAGCAGGACATCCTCG CTCACCACAACGTGAAAGTCTTCATCTCCCATGGCGGCCTCCTCAGCCTTCAGGAGTCTATCTTTCATGAAAAGCCCCTCCTTGTCTTGCCCATCTTCGGTGACCAGCCTAGGAATGGCATGGTCGTGGAAAACTCGAATATTGGTCGTGTCTTGGTGTGGGAGGAACTTACTGCCGACAGGATCGTTGACGCCCTCAATGACATCATCAACAACCCGAT GTACAAAGAGAACGTGGCCAGGATGTCGGCGTCCTTAAGGGATCAACCGATGACGCCAAAGGAGCGTGCGGTTTTCTGGACAGAGTATGTCGTCCGCCACCGAGGGGCGCCCCAGCTGAGGTGCCCGGCCGCCCAGCTCTCCTGGGTGGAGTTCCTGATGCTGGACGTGATAGGTCTCCTGCTGCtggccctgctgctgctgctacttctcaTCCGTCGACTCCTGAGGGCAGTTTCCGCGACCCTCCTTGGTAGCAGCgccaaaaggaagaaagactaa
- the LOC135089205 gene encoding UDP-glycosyltransferase UGT5-like isoform X5, with amino-acid sequence MKVVTLCVLAFALADIAAGDLPSPDRSYKILVLIPVAFKSHRNVFLPLVESLADRGHKIVMLVSLPPVFKHPNVTEINFEVPIPHINFFVEGKFLGSLPAVGEKLPKMARDLYQLPSVKMLYEKRKEFDLIIVDHMFNEISAQFPDLPPLLDIERNQSLTLMNTHFTITTPVPLLPSQVEVGAMHCRPGEPLPQDLESWLTGAGSTGVIYFSLGSVLRGEIPPEYLQFFLEAFQRLPQRVLWKYEGQLQGASDNVRISSWFPQQDILAHHNVKVFISHGGLLSLQESIFHEKPLLVLPIFGDQPRNGMVVENSNIGRVLVWEELTADRIVDALNDIINNPMYKENVARMSASLRDQPMTPKERAVFWTEYVVRHRGAPQLRCPAAQLSWVEFLMLDVIGLLLLALLLLLLLIRRLLRAVSATLLGSSAKRKKD; translated from the exons ATGAAGGTGGTGACGCTGTGCGTGCTGGCTTTTGCCCTGGCGGATATCGCCGCTGGGGACCTGCCGTCCCCTGACAGATCCTACAAAATTCTCGTTCTTATTCCTGTGGCGTTTAAGAGTCACAGAAATGTGTTCTTACCCCTGGTTGAGTCCCTCGCTGACCGTGGACACAAG ATAGTGATGCTCGTCTCTTTACCACCAGTCTTCAAACATCCAAATGTGACAGAGATAAACTTTGAGGTACCCATACcacacattaatttttttgtggAAGGCAAATTtcttggaagtttgcctgctGTGGGGGAAAAACTTCCTAAGATGGCGCGGGACTTGTACCAGTTACCATCTGTGAAGATGctttatgaaaaaagaaaagaatttgaTCTCATAATAGTGGATCATATGTTCAATGAG ATCTCAGCTCAGTTCCCTGACCTGCCACCGCTGCTGGACATCGAGAGGAACCAGAGTCTGACACTGATGAACACTCACTTCACCATTACCACACCGGTGCCCCTCCTGCCCTCACAGGTGGAGGTGGGGGCTATGCACTGCCGCCCCGGCGAGCCTCTGCCGCAG GATTTGGAGTCGTGGCTTACAGGGGCAGGCTCTACGGGCGTCATTTACTTCAGTCTGGGATCAGTCTTGCGTGGTGAAATACCCCCGGAATACCTTCAATTCTTCCTGGAGGCTTTCCAAAGACTGCCGCAACGGGTACTGTGGAAGTACGAGGGGCAGCTGCAGGGCGCGTCCGACAACGTCAGGATCAGCAGCTGGTTCCCCCAGCAGGACATCCTCG CTCACCACAACGTGAAAGTCTTCATCTCCCATGGCGGCCTCCTCAGCCTTCAGGAGTCTATCTTTCATGAAAAGCCCCTCCTTGTCTTGCCCATCTTCGGTGACCAGCCTAGGAATGGCATGGTCGTGGAAAACTCGAATATTGGTCGTGTCTTGGTGTGGGAGGAACTTACTGCCGACAGGATCGTTGACGCCCTCAATGACATCATCAACAACCCGAT GTACAAAGAGAACGTGGCCAGGATGTCGGCGTCCTTAAGGGATCAACCGATGACGCCAAAGGAGCGTGCGGTTTTCTGGACAGAGTATGTCGTCCGCCACCGAGGGGCGCCCCAGCTGAGGTGCCCGGCCGCCCAGCTCTCCTGGGTGGAGTTCCTGATGCTGGACGTGATAGGTCTCCTGCTGCtggccctgctgctgctgctacttctcaTCCGTCGACTCCTGAGGGCAGTTTCCGCGACCCTCCTTGGTAGCAGCgccaaaaggaagaaagactaa